The proteins below come from a single Triticum aestivum cultivar Chinese Spring chromosome 5D, IWGSC CS RefSeq v2.1, whole genome shotgun sequence genomic window:
- the LOC123126127 gene encoding sugar transport protein 14-like: MEEYYKHETTGRLRCDYMGRPILVQGGRLEEAYRVLEKTHKVDAGFEDLKDEGTFSNLLAVRNRPQLIILEFQQLSGMNSITFYSPVIFHGTNKYKSVEITTLVI; encoded by the exons atggaggagtattacaagcacgagacgacaggccgtcttaggtgcgactacatggg ACGCCCAATCCTCGTCCAGGGCGGGCGGCTCGAGGAGGCGTACCGCGTGCTGGAGAAGACGCACAAGGTGGATGCGGGGTTCGAGGACCTCAAGGATGAGGGCACGTTCTCGAACTTGTTGGCCGTGCGGAACCGGCCGCAGCTCATCATCCTAGAGTTCCAGCAGCTGTCGGGCATGAACTCCATCACGTTCTACTCTCCGGTCATCTTCCATGGTACAAACAAATATAAGAGTGTtgagatcactactttagtgatctaa